In Dama dama isolate Ldn47 chromosome X, ASM3311817v1, whole genome shotgun sequence, one genomic interval encodes:
- the XIAP gene encoding E3 ubiquitin-protein ligase XIAP produces the protein MTFNNFEGSKTCVPADINNDEEFVEEFNRLKTFANFPSSSPVSASTLARAGFLYTGEGDTVRCFSCHAAVDRWQYGDSAIGRHRKVSPNCRFINGFYFENNAAQPTFSGVQNGQYKAENFLGNRNHFVLERPPETHAQYLLRTGQVVDLSDTVYPRNPAMCSEEARLKSFQNWPNYAHLTPRELARAGLYYTGVDDQVQCFCCGGKLKNWEPCDRAWSEHRRHFPNCFFVLGRNMNMQSESDIMSSDRNFPNSTNAPRNPAMADYEARIITFGTWMYSINKEQLARAGFYALDEGDKVKCFHCGGGLTDWKPTEDPWEQHAKWFPGCKYLLEEKGQEYVNNIHLTHSIEESLAGTAENAPLLTKRIDDTIFQNPMVQEAIRMGFSFKDIKKTMEGKIQTSGSNYKSLEVLVADLVNAQKDNTQDESSQTSLQKDISTEEQLRLLQEEKVCKICMDRNIAVVFIPCGHLVTCKQCAEALDKCPMCYTVITFKQKIFMS, from the exons ATGACTTTTAACAATTTTGAAGGATCTAAAACTTGTGTACCTGCAGACATCAATAACGATGAAGAATTTGTAGAAGAGTTTAATAGATTAAAAACTTTTGCTAATTTTCCAAGTAGTAGTCCTGTTTCAGCATCAACGCTAGCACGAGCTGGTTTTCTGTATACTGGGGAAGGAGACACCGTGCGGTGCTTTAGTTGTCATGCAGCAGTAGATAGATGGCAATATGGAGACTCAGCAATTGGAAGACACAGGAAAGTATCCCCAAACTGCAGATTTATCAAtggcttttattttgaaaacaatgcTGCACAGCCTACATTTTCTGGTGTCCAAAATGGTCAGTACAAAGCTGAAAACTTTCTGGGAAACAGAAatcattttgttttagaaaggCCACCTGAGACTCATGCACAGTATCTTTTGAGAACTGGACAGGTTGTAGATTTATCAGACACCGTATACCCAAGGAACCCTGCCATGTGTAGTGAAGAAGCTAGATTAAAGTCATTTCAGAACTGGCCAAACTATGCCCACTTAACCCCAAGAGAGTTAGCTCGTGCTGGACTCTACTACACAGGTGTTGACGATCAAGTACAGTGCTTTTGTTGTGGTGGGAAGTTGAAAAATTGGGAACCTTGTGATCGTGCATGGTCAGAACACAGGCGACATTTTCCTAATTGCTTCTTTGTTTTGGGCCGGAATATGAATATGCAAAGTGAATCCGATATCATGAGTTCTGATAGGAATTTCCCAAATTCAACAAATGCTCCAAGAAATCCAGCCATGGCAGATTACGAAGCACGGATCATTACATTTGGGACGTGGATGTACTCAATTAACAAGGAGCAGCTTGCAAGAGCTGGATTTTATGCTTTAG ATGAAGGTGATAAAGTAAAGTGTTTTCACTGTGGAGGAGGGCTAACTGATTGGAAACCCACTGAAGACCCTTGGGAACAACATGCTAAGTGGTTTCCAGG ctGTAAATATCTGTTAGAAGAGAAGGGACAAGAATATGTAAACAATATTCATTTAACCCATTCAATTGAGGAGTCTCTG GCGGGAACTGCTGAAAATGCACCATTGTTAACTAAAAGAATTG ATGATACAATATTCCAAAATCCTATGGTACAAGAAGCTATACGAATGGGATTCAGTTTCAAGGACATTAAGAAAACAATGGAGGGGAAAATTCAGACATCTGGGAGCAACTATAAATCACTTGAGGTTCTGGTTGCAGATCTAGTGAATGCTCAGAAAGACAATACACAAGATGAATCAAGTCAGACTTCATTACAGAAAG ACATTAGTACTGAAGAGCAGCTAAGGCTCCTGCAAGAGGAGAAGGTTTGCAAAATCTGTATGGATAGAAATATTGCTGTCGTCTTTATTCCTTGTGGACATCTGGTCACTTGTAAACAGTGTGCTGAAGCACTTGACAAGTGTCCCATGTGCTACACAGTCATTACTTTCAAGCAAAAAATTTTCATGTCATAA